Genomic segment of Vibrio celticus:
AGGTCGATTTCGCCTCTAGGATGTTGTCCCTTAAGAGCCAAAAATACACCGGATTGCTCTTTAGGTAAATGGTGACACCACTCTACCATGTCTGTCATTGACGCAAATGCACGACTGAGCACTGCATCAAACTTTTCTTCTGGTTGAAATTCTTCAACGCGACTTTGAACCGGTACCACGTTGTCGATACCCAGCTCATGAATCACCTGTTTGATAAAACGAATACGCTTACCTAGGCTGTCTAGCAAGTAAAACTCGCAGTCTGGATTCATGATTGAGAGCGGAATCCCAGGAAGACCAGGTCCCGTGCCCACATCAATAAAGCGCTTACCTTGTAAGTGAGTGCTAACAATGATGCTATCTAAGATATGTTTCACCATCATTTCTTGCGGGTCACGAACTGATGTTAGGTTATAAGCCTTGTTCCACTTGTTCAGTAACTCAACGTAGCCAACCAACTGGCCACGTTGTTTTTCAGATACTTCAAGTTCAGTCTGGCCAATCAGGTGATCCAGTTTTTCGCGTAATGCGCTCATTATGCTTCCTCACCTTTTTTCAACAGGCCGTGTTTTTTCAAGTAAACCAACAGAATTGAGATTGCTGCAGGTGTGATACCTGAAATTCGCGAAGCAATACCAATTGAGTCAGGCTTAGCTGTCGTTAGTTTAAGAACCACTTCGTTAGAAAGTCCTTTTACCTTGCTGTAATCGATATCAGCAGGCAGTTTGGTGTTTTCATGACGCAGTGATTTTTCAATTTCGTCTTGTTGACGCTGAATGTAACCATCGTACTTCACTTGGATCTCAACTTGCTCAGACGCTTGTTGATCTTCCAGTGCAGGACCAAAACGATCCAATGCGGTTAGCTGTGAATAAGTCATTTCAGGGCGACGAAGAAGATCTTCACCACTCGCTTCACGAGACATTGGTGTTTTCAGAATTTGGTTCAGTTGATCAATATCTTCAGATTTTGGATTAATCCAAGTCTCTTTCAGACGTTGACGTTCCTTCTCCATGTTTTCCATCTTCTCGTTGAAACGAGCCCAACGAGCGTCATCAACAAGGCCAAGTTCACGCGACTTTTCAGTCAAGCGGATATCGGCGTTGTCTTCACGAAGCAGCAAACGGTATTCCGCGCGAGATGTAAACATGCGGTAAGGTTCTTTGGTACCCATGGTAGACAGGTCGTCAATAAGCACGCCCATGTAAGCTTGGTCACGACGCGGACTCCAGCCTTCTTTGCCTTGAGTAAACAAACTTGCATTCAGACCGGCCATCAAGCCTTGTGCAGCCGCTTCTTCATAGCCAGTGGTACCGTTGATTTGACCCGCAAAGAATAGGCCTTTGATAAACTTAGTTTCGTAAGTCAGCTTAAGGTCGCGAGGATCAAAAAAATCGTACTCAATCGCATAGCCAGGGCGAACGATGTGAGCATTTTCAAAGCCCTTCATCGAACGAACAATTTGAACCTGTACATCAAACGGCAGACTGGTAGAGATACCATTCGGGTATAGTTCGTGAGTCGTTAGACCTTCAGGCTCAATAAAAATTTGGTGACTGTTCTTGTCAGCAAAACGCATTACTTTGTCTTCAATCGAAGGACAGTAACGAGGGCCAATGCCTTCAATCACACCCGCGTACATTGGGCTGCGATCAAGGTTGGCGCGAATCACGTCATGCGTATTTTCATTGGTATGCGTGATGTAACATGGAATCTGACGAGGTTGTTGAGCTCGGCTGCCCATGAACGAGAAAACAGGCGTCGGGTTATCGCCGTGCTGAACCTCAAGCTCAGAAAAATCAACGCTACGCGCATCGATACGAGGAGGAGTACCTGTTTTCAGGCGATCAACTCGAAATGGAAGATCACGAAGACGGTCAGCCAGTGCGATCGATGGTGGATCACCAGCACGGCCGCCCGAAGAACTTTCCATACCAATATGGATCTTGCCGCCTAGGAATGTGCCCACAGTCAGAACCACAGCGCTTGCGCGGAACTTAAGGCCCATCTGCGTTACCACACCCACCACTTGATCCTGTTCAACGATCAAGTCATCAACCGACTGTTGGAACAAAGTCAGGTTTGGCGTGTTTTCAAGAACGTTGCGAACAAAGGCTTTGTACAGTGCGCGGTCAGCTTGTGCTCGAGTAGCACGAACTGCAGGGCCTTTTGATGCGTTCAATGTTCTGAACTGAATACCTGCATGATCAATAGCTTGCGCCATTAATCCACCCATTGCATCGACCTCTTTTACCAAGTGGCCCTTACCGATCCCGCCAATGGCTGGGTTACAAGACATTTGTCCTAGCGTATCGATATTATGAGTAAGTAATAACGTACTTTGACCAGTACGTGCAGATGCGAGTGCGGCTTCCGTTCCTGCATGGCCACCACCAACAACGATGACGTCAAATTTTTCGTGATAAAGCATGAACCGACCTCAGGTATTCAAACGTTTTCTAGATTGATAAAAAGGAGCGATATTCTACCTGTTTTCATAGCCTGAGAAAACGTTTTTGGGATTTTTCGAAAAAGCTGTTTTTAATTAATATAGATAAGATCTTTAAGGAGATCTTTTATTAGATCTATTATTAGGATCGAGGGTATCTGTGGATAAGTCGAAAATGATCAACGAGATCATGGATCTTTTTTGGATCAAATGATGTGATCTAACTTTGATCAGGATGAGGATTAGCTGGGATCAAAATAGCTACTTATTCACAGGTGGAAATTAGCCTAAAACTTGTTATTTGGATAACTATAGGTTAATCACCGTATATGTATGATCTTATCCACAGCAGAAATTGAAAATAGATCGCTAATTTTCGATGTTTTTGAAAAAAAGTTATTCACAATCGCGATGTTCAGAGACAAAAAAAGCGGCATAAGCCGCTTTTTGAGAGAGGAGAGAGGTTAAAACTGGTCGCTATGATCGTTAAACCAAGCTTCTGCTGCGTCTTCTGGTACCGGAGTTTCCAATACATCGATGGTAAAACAGTCAGAAATAGGCTGAGCACCGAGCTCTTTCATCTGGCTGTGGACTGATTTTCCCGCCAAACAGAAGGTATCGTAACTCGAATCACCAAGCGCCACGACAGCAAAGCGAACCTGGCTTAAATCTGGAGATTGCTGGGTCAATGCGTCGATAAACGGCTTAATATTATCTGGAAATTCACCCGCACCATGAGTTGAAGTTACCAGCAACCAAAAGCCTTGTTGGGGAATATCATCGAATTCAGGCTGATTATGAAGGGTGATCTCGTGGCCTTGCTCTTCAAGAAGATCATTAAGGTGATCGCCAACGTACTCTGCACCACCTAAGGTGCTGCCTGTAATAATGTGGATCATTAAGCTGTCCTTACTAAAGAAAAAGGCCAGCATGAGCCGGCCTTTAAAGGTTATTTACCAATACAGAAAGAGGTGAAGATACGGCCGAGTAGGTCATCTGAACTGAACTCACCAGTAATCTCGTTAAGGTGTTGCTGCGTTATACGCAGTTCTTCTGCCAAGATTTCCCCTGCCATATAGCCTTCGAGCTGTTGCTGGCCAATATCTAGATGTTCAGATGCGCGTTCTAGAGCATCTAAGTGGCGACGACGTGCCATGAAACCACCTTCATTACCACCAGCAAAGCCCATGCAATCTTTTAAATGATTACGCAGCGCATCAACGCCTTGTCCCGTCTTTGCTGATAGTCGAATCAGAGTTGGATCATTAACATGGAAAATCCCGAGATCTTCACCGGTTTGATCGGCTTTGTTACGAATCACGGTCATTCCGATGTTATTCGGCAGACGATCAACGAAATCTGGCCAGATATCTTTCGGGTCGGTTGCATCGGTAGTGGTGCCATCGACCATAAATAAAACGCGATCGGCTTGAGCTATTTCTTCCCAAGCGCGTTCAATACCGATTTTTTCGACTTCATCCGAGGCTTCACGCAGGCCTGCGGTATCAATAATGTGCAGTGGCATACCATCAATATGGATATGTTCACGAAGTACATCACGGGTTGTACCGGCAATATCAGTCACAATCGCGGAGTCTTTACCCGATAATGCATTCAGTAAGCTCGACTTACCGGCATTAGGACGGCCTGCAATCACCACTTTCATTCCTTCACGCATGATGGCACCTTGATTGGCTTCTTGGCGAACCGCTTCGAGGTTGTCGATGATAGCTTGTAAGTCAGTACTTACTTTACCGTCAGCAAGGAAATCAATCTCTTCTTCTGGGAAGTCGATAGCGGCTTCAACATAGATGCGTAAGTGAATCAGAGAGTCCACCAGCGTATTAATGCGTTTTGAGAACTCACCTTGCAGCGATTGCAGGGCTGATTTCGCCGCTTCTTCTGAACTGGCATCAATGAGGTCAGCAATTGCTTCTGCTTGGGTTAAATCCATCTTGTCGTTCAAGAAGGCACGCTCCGAGAACTCACCAGGGCGTGCTGCGCGTAGCCCTGGAATCGCGAGGATGCGCTTGATGAGCATATCCATTACCACAGGACCACCGTGGCCTTGTAGCTCTAATACGTCTTCACCGGTAAACGAGTGCGGGTTAGGAAAGTAAAGCGCGATACCTTGGTCTAGCTCTAAACCATCGTGAGATTTAAAAGGGGTGTACTCAGCGTAACGTGGTTTCAGTACTTTGCCGGTAACTTCAAGCGCAACTTGGGCTGCTTGTGGGCCTGAAACGCGAATAATACCGACGCCGCCACGGCCGGGTGCAGTCGCTTGAGCAACAATCGTATCTGTAGTCATAGTTGTGCCTGCTAGCATGTGAAAGCCAAAAAGGGGCGCTCACGATTAATCAATTAGCTGAATTGTAATCAGCTAAAAACAAAAAGGCGACCTTTTGGTCGCCTTTCTTTATCTCTTTCTATTATCGAACTTACTTAGAATGTAAGCCTTTCTTTTCCAGCGCGCGGTAGATAAGCGTTTGCTGAATCAGAGTTACGATGTTCGATACTAGCCAGTAAAGAACCAGACCTGAAGGGAAGAACAGGAAGAAGAATGTGAACATAACCGGCATAAAGGTCATGATCTTCTGCTGCATTGGATCCGTTACAGTTGTCGGGCTCATCTTCTGGATTAGGAACATTGAAGCACCCATCAGAAGTGGCAAGATGTAGTATGGGTCTTGTGCTGAAAGGTCAGTAATCCAACCGAAGAACGGTGAGTGACGCAGTTCAACAGACTCCATTAGTGCCCAGTATAGCGAAATGAAGATAGGCATTTGCAGAAGGATAGGTAAACAGCCACCTAGTGGGTTTACTTTCTCTTTCTTGTAAAGCTCCATCATTTCTTGGCTCATACGTTGACGGTCGTCGCCAATACGCTCACGCATTGCAGTCAGCTTAGGCTGAAGCATACGCATTTTCGCCATAGACGTGTACTGAGCTTTCGTTAGTGGGTACATAGCACCACGAACGATGAAAGTTAGACAGATGATTGCCAGACCCCAGTTCACAACGATGCCTTGAATGAACGAAAGCAGAGTATGAAGTGGTTTAGCAATGAACCATAACCAACCGTAGTCAACTACTAGGTCTAGGTTCGGTGCAACAGCAGCCATTTGGTCTTGAAGTTTAGGACCAACCCAAAGCGTTGCTTTGAAGCTTGCTTCGTCGCCAGTAGCGATGGTTTTGTTCGGCATGCGAACACCGATGTCGCCAAGGTTACCTATTACACGAGTGTAAAGGTTGCTGCCTGCTTCGTCGCGTGGGATCCATGCACTTGCAAAGTAGTGCTGAATCATCGCTGCCCAACCTTGACCGTTTGCTAGGTTAAGAGACAGGTTGCGATCTTGCATGTCGTCGAAGCTGTATTTTTTGTAACGCGTATCTTCCGTAGAGTAAGCACCACCACGGTAAGTTGGCATTGTTAGGCTACCGCCGTCATCCATTACGTTCTGACGTAGGTGAGCGTACATGCCGAATGTCGCGTTGTTACCAGAGTTGTTGACTACATCGTATTCAACATCCATTGCGTAGCTGCCACGCTTAAGGATGAATGTTTTCGTGTAATCAAGGCCGTTCGCTTGGTAAGTCATCGGGATGCGTAGTTCATCCTGACCATCAGCAAGCGTGAAGCTGTCTGCTGAAACCGTGTAGCTAGGGCGGTTTGTGCTGCTTAGGTCGATACCTTGAGGACCCACTA
This window contains:
- the rsmG gene encoding 16S rRNA (guanine(527)-N(7))-methyltransferase RsmG — protein: MSALREKLDHLIGQTELEVSEKQRGQLVGYVELLNKWNKAYNLTSVRDPQEMMVKHILDSIIVSTHLQGKRFIDVGTGPGLPGIPLSIMNPDCEFYLLDSLGKRIRFIKQVIHELGIDNVVPVQSRVEEFQPEEKFDAVLSRAFASMTDMVEWCHHLPKEQSGVFLALKGQHPRGEIDLLPEWCSVTDIKALQVPELDGERHLVTLSRQG
- the mnmE gene encoding tRNA uridine-5-carboxymethylaminomethyl(34) synthesis GTPase MnmE; protein product: MTTDTIVAQATAPGRGGVGIIRVSGPQAAQVALEVTGKVLKPRYAEYTPFKSHDGLELDQGIALYFPNPHSFTGEDVLELQGHGGPVVMDMLIKRILAIPGLRAARPGEFSERAFLNDKMDLTQAEAIADLIDASSEEAAKSALQSLQGEFSKRINTLVDSLIHLRIYVEAAIDFPEEEIDFLADGKVSTDLQAIIDNLEAVRQEANQGAIMREGMKVVIAGRPNAGKSSLLNALSGKDSAIVTDIAGTTRDVLREHIHIDGMPLHIIDTAGLREASDEVEKIGIERAWEEIAQADRVLFMVDGTTTDATDPKDIWPDFVDRLPNNIGMTVIRNKADQTGEDLGIFHVNDPTLIRLSAKTGQGVDALRNHLKDCMGFAGGNEGGFMARRRHLDALERASEHLDIGQQQLEGYMAGEILAEELRITQQHLNEITGEFSSDDLLGRIFTSFCIGK
- the mioC gene encoding FMN-binding protein MioC; this translates as MIHIITGSTLGGAEYVGDHLNDLLEEQGHEITLHNQPEFDDIPQQGFWLLVTSTHGAGEFPDNIKPFIDALTQQSPDLSQVRFAVVALGDSSYDTFCLAGKSVHSQMKELGAQPISDCFTIDVLETPVPEDAAEAWFNDHSDQF
- the yidC gene encoding membrane protein insertase YidC yields the protein MDSQRNILLIALALVSFLLFQQWNVAQNPAPQAVEQAQSGSTLPAPSYADDLDPAPGQVASAKTITVTTDVLTLSIDTVGGDVVKANLNDYSAEFDSEDTFVLLKNEPGHQFIAQSGLVGPQGIDLSSTNRPSYTVSADSFTLADGQDELRIPMTYQANGLDYTKTFILKRGSYAMDVEYDVVNNSGNNATFGMYAHLRQNVMDDGGSLTMPTYRGGAYSTEDTRYKKYSFDDMQDRNLSLNLANGQGWAAMIQHYFASAWIPRDEAGSNLYTRVIGNLGDIGVRMPNKTIATGDEASFKATLWVGPKLQDQMAAVAPNLDLVVDYGWLWFIAKPLHTLLSFIQGIVVNWGLAIICLTFIVRGAMYPLTKAQYTSMAKMRMLQPKLTAMRERIGDDRQRMSQEMMELYKKEKVNPLGGCLPILLQMPIFISLYWALMESVELRHSPFFGWITDLSAQDPYYILPLLMGASMFLIQKMSPTTVTDPMQQKIMTFMPVMFTFFFLFFPSGLVLYWLVSNIVTLIQQTLIYRALEKKGLHSK
- the mnmG gene encoding tRNA uridine-5-carboxymethylaminomethyl(34) synthesis enzyme MnmG; this encodes MLYHEKFDVIVVGGGHAGTEAALASARTGQSTLLLTHNIDTLGQMSCNPAIGGIGKGHLVKEVDAMGGLMAQAIDHAGIQFRTLNASKGPAVRATRAQADRALYKAFVRNVLENTPNLTLFQQSVDDLIVEQDQVVGVVTQMGLKFRASAVVLTVGTFLGGKIHIGMESSSGGRAGDPPSIALADRLRDLPFRVDRLKTGTPPRIDARSVDFSELEVQHGDNPTPVFSFMGSRAQQPRQIPCYITHTNENTHDVIRANLDRSPMYAGVIEGIGPRYCPSIEDKVMRFADKNSHQIFIEPEGLTTHELYPNGISTSLPFDVQVQIVRSMKGFENAHIVRPGYAIEYDFFDPRDLKLTYETKFIKGLFFAGQINGTTGYEEAAAQGLMAGLNASLFTQGKEGWSPRRDQAYMGVLIDDLSTMGTKEPYRMFTSRAEYRLLLREDNADIRLTEKSRELGLVDDARWARFNEKMENMEKERQRLKETWINPKSEDIDQLNQILKTPMSREASGEDLLRRPEMTYSQLTALDRFGPALEDQQASEQVEIQVKYDGYIQRQQDEIEKSLRHENTKLPADIDYSKVKGLSNEVVLKLTTAKPDSIGIASRISGITPAAISILLVYLKKHGLLKKGEEA